The Anaerolineales bacterium DNA segment GCGGCTGACGATCTTGCCGGAGGGATGTTCGTCGTAGAACGACATATCGTGGCGTACCGTGGCGTCGAAGACATCCTCCCGCAGTTTGAGCACGACGTCTCCGATCACGCGCGCCGAAAGCCATTGGCGCGCGAAATTCGAGATCCAGGCCAGGCCGCCCATCAGCAGCACCAGACTACAACTGAGCGCGATGCTGGTCAGGGATGGATTTTTCCCGACGACATCGATGGCTCTGGCGATGGCGATCGGTGCACCGCTTCCGGCGACCGAATTGATCGTCAGCGCTACAGCCACATAGAGAACCTGTCTCCCAAACGGGCGGAAATAACTCAGGATGCGCGCCAGAAGAACGCGATCGCCGTATTCACGATCGTAGGCTTCCGTATCCAGACCGTCCAGGATAAAGCCCATCGCTCAATCGTCTCCATCGTGGATCGGGGCAGCGGAAGGCCTCACGCTTCCGCTTCCCGATTCGACTCGGGAAAAAATACGCCGGTAATCTGCGCTGCGCTCCAGCAGTTCCTCGTGCGTGCCCTGATCCACCAATCTTCCCCGGCGCAGGACCAGAATGCGATCGGCCCAGCGGATCTGACTGAGGCGGTGTGTGATCAGGAACGTCGTCCGTTCGCGACTGATCTGGCGCATGGCACGCTGGATCTGATCTTCGGTGGCACTGTCGATGGCGCTCGTGCTGTCGTCCAAAATGAGGATGCGCGGATCGGTGAGAAACGCGCGGGCGATGGCGATGCGCTGCCTTTGTCCTCCGGAGAGCATCACGCCGCGCTCGCCAATTTCCGTCTCATAGCCGTCGCGGAAGGATTGGATGAAATCATCAGCCTGCGCCTCAAGGGCGGCCTTTTCGATACTTTCCCGCGAAGGTGAATCACATCCGAAGGCGATGTTTTCCGCGATCGTGCTGGAAAACAGGAAGATCTCCTGCTCGATCGTCGAGATCTGCGAGCGCAGCGATTCCATGCTCCAATCGCGCACGTCGATTCCATCGATCTTCACACAACCTTCGTCGACGTCGTAAATGCGGTTGATCAAACGCGTCAGCGTGGTCTTGCCCGAACCGGTCTCGCCGACGATGGCGATCGTCTTGCCGGCCTCGGCCTTGAAATTGATCTCGCGCAGCACGGATTGATCGCCGTAGCTGAAACTGACGTTCTCGAAAACCACCTCGCCGCGCATCGGCTTGCTGATCCCGCCGACGTTCTCGTCCAGTTCGGTTTCGGTGTTGATCAGCTTCAGGATTCGCTCTGCGCTGGCGATACCCAGTTGAACCAGATTGAAGGAGAAGAGAGAGATGAACGTCGGAAACCGCAGCGCGCCCATCAATCCGACGAATGAGATCGCCTCCCCCAGACTTATCCGCCCCGCTTGCCAGACGAACAAGGCATGAAAGAGTCCAAACGCCCAGCTCAGGCTGAAAATCAGCATGGGCCAATAGCGCGCCTGAATTTCTCCCTGCTGCACGAACAAGTCCCGATAACGGCGGGCGTCGTGTGTGAATTTGTCCCACTCGAAGTGTTCCTGCACCGTGGACTTGACCACTTCGATTCCGGCGATGGCTTCGGCCAGACCGGCGTTCATGTCTCCAAATTGATCGCGCATGGCCGTGCTGACCGGATTCAAACGATGGTTGTAATCAAGCAGGGTCAGGATGAGCAGAACCAGGAAGATCGAGGGTACGAGCAGCAACTCGGTCCGGATGGCACCGATCAGCACCATGGGCACGATGGTGTTCATGACGGAGTCGGTGATCAACATCACCCCCGGACTGAACATGAGGTTCAACGTGCGCACGTCGTTGGTGGCGCGTGCCATGATGTCGCCGATGCGCTGGCGGCCATGGAAAGTCTGACTCTTCCCCAGCAAACTGACGTACAGTTCGTGGCGCGAATCACGTTCCACGCGCTGTGCCAGGAACTCCGCGGAATAATTGCGCATCAAGCCCGTCAGTCCCTGGCTCATCGCTGCCACCATAACCGTGAGGGCCACCTTGATCAATTCACCGCGTTGAAAACCAGTGCCGGTGATGACGTCGAAGGCGCGCCCGATGAAGAGTTGAATGTTGCTGTATGCCATGTTGTTGCCAAGTGCGGCCAGGATCATACCGAGCAGGAATATGGGATAGCGCAAGGTGTGCGACAGGATCCAGCGCACGGGTCCCGTGCGTTTGTACTTGTATTCGGATTCGAGTGAAAACTCGCGCTTTTCGATCGTCAATTCAGTCATGGCCAGGAAATTAGATTATACACGTCCAAATCCTGTTTCGGTGATCCAGGTCGTAATTAATTTCGGAAAGAGCGCGCGCGGGATTCTGTCTATAGAAGGCGAGCGTCGGGCAGCCCCTATCTATTCATATTAAGCGGAGGGCGAAGCGGAGCGCAGCCCGCAGTAGAAGGACGGCTCTTCACCTTCTCCACGCAGTGTCAACGCTCCTCCTTCGACTTCACTCGCTGCTGCGCAGCTCGTTCCGCTCAGGATGATGAAAAAGGAATTACTGGCGCCGGATGTTTATCCGTCGGTGTTCGGGATAAATCGTAGGACCTGCCATAGATCGGCAGATTCAAATCTGCCGCATATCGGATGCGGATAAATGTCCGCTGCCGCCGTTTTCAGGGCCGAATCTCGACCACCACACCGTTTTCGGCCCAGTTGTACAACGCCTCCCCCGCCTCCAAATCGAGGATGATACAACCGTACGAAGCGGGTCGCCCCAGCACGTCCGCCCACAACCGCCGCCCGCTCGAAAGCAGCGGCAATCCGTGGATCCCGTTGAGCAGATCGGGTGTGGCGTAATAAATCCCCAGAAAATGCGGCATGTACAGGTCCCAGATCGAAGCGTAGGCGTTGAGTTCGTGCGTCATGACCTGGAATATGCCGGGCATCGTCGGAGAGGAATCGATCCCGGTACTGACGACGTACTCCCGATACAAATCCCCATTCTCGTAGACCCACATCCGCTGTTCGGTGATGCTGATGACGATGCGCTTGCCCATCACGACGGGCAGCTCCAACAACGAGTCTTTCGGCGGCACGACCAGGGTTTCACCGACCCGCAAGCCGCGTCGTGAGAGCATCGGATTCTCCTCGAGCAGCTTCCAGAACGGCATCGACACCTTGAAACCGATCGAAACCAGATTGTCGCCCGAAACGATGACGTAGCTGGTCGGAAGATAGTGGATCAAAATGGGATCGGACGCTTCACCTTCGAGTGCCTGCCCGACGACCACCCGCGCTTCCTCGTGATCGAAACTGCGTTCTTCTCCCAGGGAATCATCCAGCCCCTGGAGATATTCTTCGATTGCCTCCGTTTCGATTCCAATCGAAATACTCGAGATGTTGCGATCCAATGCAACCCAGGAAGCGATCGATTCGCGATCGGGTTTCCATTCAAAGGTTTCATCCGTCACTGGATCGTATGCACGCAGGCTGACGTCCGCGTGCAGCATGCCTTCGAGAGTGTCCGCCGCTTCGGAAGCGTCCACGATTTTCGGTTCGCTGGGTGACGTAACGAGGGGAATCAAGCGACGTTCCGTCAGGATCGCAGATGGGTCCTGCTCGAGCAAAGCGAGGCTGGCCTCGACATCCAATACCCTGCCGAAGCGGCCGGGCTGGTACGCCACGTCACCATTATCAACGGATAACTGCGCTTCGGCGGCGGGAATCGCTACGACCTCGGCCCAGGTTTCGAGTCCGTGTCGAGCCGCGATCTCATCCAGGTAGACCCAGGGCAGCACGTCAGTCGGCTGCCGGAAACCGTGCAGCCAGGTTCCGATCCCCCGGATCAATCCCTGGCCGCGGCCCACAGAGAAAGCTCGCATCGCCGTAGACCGGGCATCCACACCCAAGCCGAAATCGGCCGGTGTGACGACCCACGCCCGATCGGCGTCCGAGCTGTCTACGGCGGTCAGGCGCAGCTCCCGATTCCAAACACGATCCAATTCCTGCGCCGCTCTCTCCAGGCTCAGGCCTTCCAGCGGCATACCGCCGACCGTTACACCGGGCATGATCTGGCCGGATATCTGGCAGGTGAGGTAACCCACCAGAATCACGATGACGGCAATCAGCAGCAGGACGACCCCGATCCCTGCGCACCATCTCGCCGTTTTCACGACCTTCGGCGAGAACGTTGGAGGCGTAAACCGCCTGGATGCCGATTTCGTTGCGGATTTTCTCGTCGTTTCCACGGATGCCCTAACTCGTCAGGAACATCACCACCGATGAAGCGATGTTCATAAATCCTCGCATCATCCAATCATATTCATATTGACAAAGGATGCAAAAAGGCTGCCAATCAAAACTGAATTCATCCCAAATTTACCAAAATGTGAATACTAATCGGAGTCTTTGGTTGAGAGGGGATTGGATTTCCAACGTGGTTTGCCGCCCTTGCCGAGCTTCTCCTGGTACATTTGCCGATCGGCAGCATTGAGTGCTGCGCTGAGTGAGCCCTCGCTCATGATCGTTGCCGAACCTAACGAAAGCGAAAGGGGATTGTCCTCATTCTCGGAGTTGTGGATCTCGACTTCCGCACGCAGCCGTTCGAGTGCAACGTTCACGATGTTTTCGTCCGCGTTGGGAAGCAGCACGGCAAACTCGTCGCCCCCGATTCGTGCGACGACGTCGTCCGCACGGAAAATCTTGCGCAGTACGGCCGCAGAACGGCGTAAAACCTCATCCCCGGCTTCATGACCGCGCGTGTCATTGATCACTTTCAAATCGTCGATATCCACCATGACGACGCTGATGGGATAGAGTTCGTCATGCTCCAATCGCGCCAATTCCTCTTCAAAACACCCACGATTGTATAAGCCGGTGAGCGCATCGTGCATACTCATGTAGCGCAAGCGCTCCTCGGTCTTTTTACGGTTGGTGATGTCCGTCATGACGGCCATTGATCCGACACGGCGGTCGTTCTCATACAACATCGAGCCGCTGACCAGAACCGGGACCCGCGTGCCATCCTTTCGCAGGAGTTCGACTTCATAGCGGTCCGATTCCACCCCTTGACGCCGGCGTTCGTTCGCCGCGTCCACGATGGGCTGTTGATCGGTGGGAAGAAATTTCGTCCAGTGTTTGCCCAACATCTCTTCTTGCGAATATCCCACGAGTTTTACCATGGCCGGGTTGACGAAAGTAATGCGCTCGTTTTCATCGTCGACGACGATTCCCTCCATCAAGCGCTGTACGATGTTCTCGTGGAATTCTTTGAGCTGGCGCAGCTCGATCTCCGCCGTACGCTTCTCGACCGCGCGCCGCAGCGTAAGCAGCAGTTGATCGACGTCGTACGGTTTCTCCAGATAGCTGTAGGCGCCCAGGTTGATCGCTTCGATCGCAGTCTCACTCGAGGCGTGTCCGGTGATCATGATGCATTCCGTCGCGGGAAATCGATCCCGAATTCTCGCCAACAGCTCCAACCCGGACATGTCCTCCATCTTCAAATCGATGAGCGCAACGGCCGGAACTTCATTTTCTATGGCGACCATGGCCGATACACCGCAAGAGGCGGAAATCGGATGAAAACCTTTCGTTCGCAGGATGTCCTCGAGGGTTCTGCGTAAATTTTGATCGTCGTCTACGATCAGGATCGTTTCGTCGCTGCTCATGCCTGCTGCGCTCTTTATGTCATCTGATGGATGTGCATCCTAGAAGATATTCGAACGAAGACATTGTTCATCGGATTCACGAATCACCCACTCTGCTCGTGATGGACGACAGGGAGTACGTGCGGCGAAGAAAAAAGGACGGGCATCGTGTCGGTTCGAAGCTGCACCTTCACAACTGACTATATCACGTTTCGTTCCGATCTCGCAGCGCCCCGGCCAGCACTTCGATCGGGTGGAGCGCCGACTTCCCCGTCGTGTGTTCGATCTGCTCGCGACAGGAAGTCCCTGCAGCACAAACGATCGTATCCGCATCGGCGCTGCGGACGGCGGGCGCCAGGGACATCTCCGCCAGCTTGATCGAGAGATCGTAATGCTCCTTTTCATAGCCGAAAGAACCGGCCATGCCGCAGCAGCTGGAATCGACCTCTTCAACCGTGCAGTTGGGAATCAATTCGAGCATCTGCCGCGTGGCCTCGGTCCCGAAACTCGCCTTCTGCTGACAGTGGCCGTGAAACAACACGTGTCGCGGAGTCGCATCGAATTCGAGTCCCAGGTGACCGTTATTTGCCAATTGAACGAGATACTCCTCCAACAAAAATGTCACGCTTGCGACGTCGTCCGCCGCTTCCCCGGGAACCAGATCCGGATACTCATCCACCAGCATGGCCATGCAGCTCGGCTCACAACCGACGATGGGAATGCCGCGCGCCGCATAGGGAGCCAGCAAACGAACGTTGTGCTGCGCCGCTTTTCTGGCTTCCCCCAGGAAGCCTTTCGACACCGCCGGCCGCCCGCAGCAGACCCGATCCCACAGTATGATCGGTTCACAGCCGGCAGCTTCGAGCACGCGGATGGCCGCCTCGCCGATTCTCGGCGAGTTATGCTCCATGAACGTGTCGTGAAAGAAAACGACCTGCTTCAGGGTCGCCGTGGCCTGGCCGTCGAGCTGCGCTTTGTGCTGTCGATACCAGCGGCTGAAAGGTTGACTGGCGTAACGCGGTAGAGAACGCGCCTTGTGGACACCCAAAACGGTCAGTGCCCACTTGCCCGGCCCGCGCATGAGCGCATTGACCACCGGTGCAAAGGGCTGAGCGAATTTACTCAGCCCAGCGAAGTGGGCGAACAGCCGCGAACGCAGCGATGGCCGGTGTTTTTGATAGTACTGGTATAAGAATTCAGCTTTGAGTTTCGCCATGTCGACGGAAGAGGGACATTCCGACGTGCAGGCGTGGCAGGATAGACACAGATCGAGAACATCGTACAGTTCCTGGGAACTCATTCCCTCCGGACCCAGCAGACCCATCATCGCTGCGCGCAGTGCGTTCGCCCGGCCGCGCGTGCTGTGCGTTTCGTCTCGCGTGGCCTGGAAAGAGGGGCACATGACGCCCTGTTCCAACTGGCGGCACACGCCAGCGCCGTTGCACATTTCCACGGCCCCGGCGAATCCGTGATCCTTGCGAAATTGAAAGACGGTCGACTGTGGCTCGTACGGCGTGGCGTAATCGCTTCCGTAGCGCAGTAAGGACTCATCGTCCATCTTTGCCACGTCGACGACCTTCCCCGGGTTCATCAAACCTTTAGGATCGAAGACCTGCTTGACATCGCGAAAAGCCTGAGTGAGTTCGGGCCCGAAAAGCTTCTCGGAAAATTCACCGCGCGCCATTCCCTCACCGTGTTCCCCACTCGTCGTACCGGAATACGAGATCACCAGTTCGCAGGACTTCTCGGCGATCTGCCGCATTTGCGCTATACCCGTCTTCGTTTTCAGGTCGATCATGGGACGCAGGTGCATGCATCCCGCACTGGCATGGGCATAAACCGCCATCTGGCCCACGCCCACCTCGTGGGCGAAATCGTCGATCTGCGCCACGTAATCGGCCAGATGTTCCACAGGAACGGCGGCGTCCTCGATGAAGGGAATGGGTTTCGCATCCCCGCGCATGCTCATCAAGATACCCAAGCCGACCTTGCGCGTCTGCCAGACAAGTTCTTGTTGGGAGGCATCGGCGAGAATCACCAGCGCACCTTTATGATTCAGCTGACTCAATTTCTTTCGCAAACGCTCGATCCCTGCATCCAGTTCGGCGTCGTCATCCCCTTCGTATTCGACGACCAGCACCATTTGAGGATCACCTTCGATTAAAGTGAGCATTTTACGGTAGTCGCTTCCCGTCCGGGTCAGGTCGAGCAGCATTTTGTCGATCGCCTCGATCGCGGCGGGCTGCGTTTCCAACAAGGGCGGCACGGCTTCCAGGGCCTCGCGCACGTGGTCGTAATGCACCAGGGCGAGTCGTTTCCGCAAGGGCGCTGGGACCAGGTGGAGAGTCATTTCCGTCATCACGCCTAACGTGCCCTCGGAGCCGACGATCAACTTCGCCAGATTGGGTATGGAGTTGCCCGAAAGGTGATTCAGGTTGTATCCGGAGACGCTGCGGAACGTGCCGGGATAATGCGCCTCGATCTCGTCCGCATAGCGCCTGAGGATCACGGGCATTTCACGGTACACCCGTCCCTCGATGCCCGACCGTTGAGAATAGGTCTCCCAGGCTTGCAGGGTAGATTCTCCGAAATGCACCCGCCGGGCATCGGCCAGGACGACGTCCATATCGACGACGTGGTCCACCGCCAATCCGTAGAGGATGGAATGGGCGCCCGAAGCGTTGTTTCCCAGCACGCCGCCCATGGTCGCTCGATCGGCGCTGGCGGGATCGGGGCCGAACATGAGGCCGTACCGTTCGAGACGTTTGTTAAGCTGCCCCAGCGTGATCCCCGGCTGGGTCCGTACGGTACGTGCCTGCGGATCGATCTGCAGGATGCCGTCCATGTGATAGGAGAAATCCAGAATCAAAGCGCGGCCTACGGTCTGGCCGGCGAGACTGCTCCCGCCTCCCCGGGGCAAGACCGGAACGCCATGTTTGCCGGCGACCTTCACCGCAGCGACGACTTCGTCGGCGTCACGCGGCAGGACTACACCGTAGGGCATGATCTGGTAGATGCTGGAGTCGGTGCTGTAGAGCAGCCGCGTCATGCGATCGAAGGACGCCTCCCTGACGACGCGTTTCAGATCGTTGATGAATTCCTGGCTTGCCTCAAATGAATCGTCTCGAATCATTGTACGTCTACCTACTATACAACCGGAGGCAGTTGACTGCCTCCCATGAATTCAGGTATTTTGCTTTAACCCAAGATACTGATATTCTAACGCATGAATTCGGTCAGCAGGAATACGTCTGCGGCGCTCACCAGGTAAGAGGCCGCCACGGATGCAGACTGCCGTCGAGATCGCATGGAGGTGCATCAAACCCATGCCGCATACGATTCTGGTCGTGGATGACGAAACTGCTATCGTCGAGTTACTGAGCTACAACCTGGAGAAAGCGCACTACGGCGTGCTCGTGGCACGCGATGGGATAGAAGCACTCCGCCTGGCTCGCGAGCGGAGACCCGATCTGGTCATCCTCGACTTGATGCTGCCCGGCCTGGACGGCCTCGAAGTATGCCGCGAAATCCGCAAACACGGCGACACGCCCATCATCATGCTCACCGCACGCAGCGAGGAGGTGGACCGCGTCGTGGGCCTCGAACTCGGCGCCGACGATTACGTCGTCAAACCCTTCAGCGTGCGGGAACTCATGGCGCGTATCAAGACCGTTCTGCGACGGACAAAAGCCCAGGCTCAACCTTCGGGCGGTACCTTACGCGCGGGGGATTTGTCCTTACGCCCGCAAGAACACGAAGTCCATTGGCGGCAGATCCCCGTCGAACTGACTCCCCTGGAGTTCGATTTGTTGGAGACGTTAATGCAGCATGCGGGACAAGTGCTGACGAGGGAACAGCTCCTCAGCCGGGTATGGGGATATGACTATCACGGTGATTCACGCGTCGTCGACAGCGCCATCAAACGCCTGCGCGCCAAGCTGCGCAAAGCCGGTGCCGGATCCGCGCCTATCGCAACCGTGCGGGGAGTCGGGTATCGGCTGGATCGGGAATGAACGTCGTGGATCGAAGGGTTCGCCCGGTAAGCTTGTGGTTACCCACCCAGACTACCCGGCGCAGATGCGTGCGCGTGCGTGTTGACACACTTCTGACACATGCGGCTGCTACAATGTGGGTCCAATGTTCCGATCGATTCGCGCTCGTCTGATCGCCTCCTACCTGCTCGTGGTCCTGCTGGCGATGGGAATCGCTGCCGGTTTGGCCTGGGCGGCGCTCGATCGCGCCTTTCTGGGCATGCTGCGCGAGAATCTGCAGGTCGAGGCCTGCCGCCTGGCGGAAGCTATCGAACTGGTGAAAAGCGGCGGCCAGACTACGCTCAACAACCCCGTACAGCAAACCATCCCAGGTGCATACTCCCCCAGCGCCAACGTCCAGCCCGGATATCACGAGTGCATCATCGACAACGAGGGCACGGTGATCTCGCTTGGACAATCCACCGTCCAGACGGACGCAGTGCAAAAACAAATCGACGAAGGATGCCAGAGTCCGGCGATCCTCGGCCGCAGCGAAATCCAAAGCGTGCTGAGCGGCGAACCGGCGACGGCGGTCCGCACTTACGATTGGGCGCCGGACCAGCGCGTGCTCTACGCCGCCTGCCCCGTTCGCCTGGAGAACGGGAACATCGGCGGTGTGTATTACATCGCCAGCCCGGTGCCGCGTTTGAGCCTGTCGCTCTTTCCGACGTATTTCGGAACACAGGCGTTGGGCAGCATCCTCATCGCAGTCGTTCTCACCGGAATCGCGGGCGCTTTGCTGGCGCGCACCCTGACGCGGCCGCTGCAGCGCCTCACCCGGGCAGCCACCGGCATCACCCGGGGTGAAACGGTTTCTCCCATTCCCCCCGCCTCGACCACGGAATTGAACCGCCTGGGCGAGGCGTTCAACACCATGAACAGCAACCTATCCCTGGCACTCGATGCCCTGGCCGTACAAGCCCGCCAGCGGGAAGTCATCCTGCACGGCATCGCTGACGCCGTCGTCGCAGCCGACGCTGACGGCGATACCGTTCTGGCCAATCCGGCGGCGTCCGTGCTGCAAGAATTCGCTGCGGATTCTCTGCAGCAGGTGATACGAGATACGTTGGCTGGCGATGCGGCACGGACCACAGAAATAACCGCTCGGGATCAGGTGTTTGAGATATTGACCGCCCCGCTGCATGACGAAGATGGACGCATCAGCGGTGCCGTTGCCGTCGGCCACGACATCACCGCCTTTCGCCAGTTGGTGCGGCTGCGCACCAACTTCGTCTCCGATGTGTCCCACGAACTGCGAACGCCGTTGACCGCCATCAAGGGCCTCGTCGAGACCCTGCAGGACAGCGCCGCCGACGACAGGGCTGTGCACGAACGCTTCTTGAATACGATTGCATCGGAGACGGAACGTCTGATCGGCCTCACGAACGATTTGCTCTTGCTTAGCCGGGCGGACACCGGACGGCTCACCCTGGATCCGGCGCCGTTGGAATTGAGCGACGCCGTCGAACGCGCGGTGAGTCAGTTGGTGGAACGCGCAAAAGAGAAGCGGATCGAAGTCGACATTGTGCCCGCCGAAGCGCCCACTCGCGTCCTCGCCGACGCCGACCGCATCCATCAAGTCCTCGTCAACCTGCTCGATAACGCCATCAAGTTCACCCCCTCTGCAGGCCGAATCCGCATCACCTTCGGCCGGTCCGGCGACCACGTCTCCTGTACGATTCAAGATTCCGGCCCCGGCATCCCCACCAAAGAGATCCCCATGCTCTTCGAACGCTTCTATCGCGGCGACCGTGCCCGCGCCCGCGGCGAGAACGAAAGCGGCACCGGCCTGGGCCTGGCGATCGCCAAAACGATCGTGGAAGCGCACGGCGGCCGCATCTGGGTCGAGAGCCGGCCCGTCGATGGTGCGGCTTTCACCTTCACCCTGCGCTGGGAGCCGAACGCCGCCACGTAGCGGACCCTCCTTCATACTGCCACCAATCTGCCTCGTTTTCACCTGCAAACTGCCATGTTGAATCGATAGGGTGGAAGCAAACGAAACCGCCACAGGAGCAGCGCCGCGAAAACGGCGCGTGGCGAAAGGAGCTGCAGATATGAAACCGGCGTCCATTCTTCTCGTAGGTTTTACCGCCCTGGGGGTTTTCCTCTTGCCCTCCAGGACGTCAACGAACGTCGAAACCCAGACACCGCGCACGATCACCGTCAGCGGGGAGGCGGAGATCCGCGTCGTCCCAGATGAAGTCCAGATCACGCTGGGGGTTGAAACATGGAGCGAAAGGCTGGACAGCGCCAAACACGAGAACGACTCCCGCGTCGAAGCCGTGATCGACACCGCAAAGGACTTCGGTGTCGAACCGCAGCACATCCAGACCGACCACATCAGCATCGAGCCGACGTACGAATCTTACAGCTACACTTCGATGCGCATCGTCACCGGCTACTTCGTACGCCGCACGATCGTCGTCACGCTGCGCGACATCAGCGTGTTCGACGATTTACTCTCGGAAGTCGTCGAATCGGGCGCGAATTACGTACACGGGATCCAATTCCGCACCACGGAGCTTCGCAAGCACCGCGACGATGCCCGCGAATTGGCGATCAACGCCGCACGGGAAAAAGCGGTGGCGCTCGCCGGGGAATTGGATCAATCCATCGGCCTGCCCAACAACATCCGCGAAGATCAGGTAGGTTGGTGGTCCTGGTACTCGTCCGGCTGGTGGGGCGCACGCTACGGCGGCACGATGAGCCAGAACGTGATCCAGGAATCGACTCAGGTTTCCACGATGAGCGACGACGGCATGGCCCCGGGTCAAATATCCGTCACGGCGCGGGTCACCGTCGTGTTCGAACTGAATTGAACCCTCGATCCGGAGGGCGGCCGGTCCTTTCCCCAGTGGCGGGGACGTTCATCCCTTCGAGGGAAAATAGGGGCGCAGTTTCGCAGCCAGGTTCGAGATCGGCATTGTCTGCAGCCACACACGGCCGGGGCCTTTGAGCGAGGCCAGGAATAGGCCTTCGCCTCCGAAGAAGATATTCTTCACGCCCTTGACGCGCATGATGTCGAAATCGACCGTCGGCTCGTACGCGGCGACGTGCCCGGGATCGACTTGCAGCAACTCGCCGGAGGCCAGGGTGTATTCGCGCAACTCGCCGGGAATTTCCAAAAAGACGACGCCCGGCCCGGTCACCTTCTGCAGGATGAACCCTTCCCCGCCGAAGAGGCCGGCCCCGAGTCGCTTGCGGAAGAACATCTCCAATTGGGCCGATCCTTCCGCGCACATGAAAGCATCCTTCTGGCAGATGAGGGTTTGTCCGCTGGCAAGTTGAACGTCCAGTACCTTTCCCGGCGCTTCGGGTGTAAAGACGATCAACGCCTCGCCAGCCCGGCACGTATATGTGGTCATGAAGAGTGATTCTCCGGCCAGGGCGCGGCCGAGTCCCTTCATCAAACCCCCGCGCGTGTCGGTTTTCATGTCGATTTCGCCGCGCATCCAGGCCATTCCACCGGATTCGGTGTACATGGATTCTCCCTGCCCCAGATGTACATCGACGCTCTGCATCACTTGTCCGATCACTTCGTATCGCATCGTTCACCTCCTGTGATGTGTACGGAACCTCTCACTTATTCGACGATTTCGATGTAGCGATCCAACGCTCGCGCGCCCACAAACGGCACGAAACCATACGAGCGCGACGTTTGGAGGATCCAGATAATGTTTTCCACTTCAAGCGCATAATCCACGCTGAATACGACCAATCCCTGGCTGCGGGCGAAGGATAATTCTTCCAGGTACTCCTCACTGCTACCGTGCAGCGTACCGTCCGGATAATCGTCGTACTGCCGGCGGCACGCAGTTGACAGACTTTCCCGATAGGCACGCGTATCGATTTCGTCCGCCGTGCGCGGCAGTGGACAATCCCCCTGCGGCCGGTTATCAACGCCGCCATCGAACCACACGTGGGCGACGGCATCGATGCTCCGGCGGAACTCTTCATCTGCGACAAGGTCTGCCGGATTTTGCGCCACGATCACACAGCGCGCACAAGCCTGCCGAATTGTTTCGCTGATCGACCCTACCCAGGCGATCATTTCGGATTTTGCGTCCACCGCATCACGACGGGCAGCCTCTGTCACGATTTCGTCTTCGTACGCCGCCACCCAATCCAGATACACCCCATCGTAGTCCATGTCTAAAACCTGACGCAATAGTCCGTCTTCTCCCATCCAGATCGATTGCCATTCGTCATTCCAGAAGGCCACCGGGAAGTCGACCGCCCAACCAA contains these protein-coding regions:
- a CDS encoding FAD-linked oxidase C-terminal domain-containing protein, with amino-acid sequence MIRDDSFEASQEFINDLKRVVREASFDRMTRLLYSTDSSIYQIMPYGVVLPRDADEVVAAVKVAGKHGVPVLPRGGGSSLAGQTVGRALILDFSYHMDGILQIDPQARTVRTQPGITLGQLNKRLERYGLMFGPDPASADRATMGGVLGNNASGAHSILYGLAVDHVVDMDVVLADARRVHFGESTLQAWETYSQRSGIEGRVYREMPVILRRYADEIEAHYPGTFRSVSGYNLNHLSGNSIPNLAKLIVGSEGTLGVMTEMTLHLVPAPLRKRLALVHYDHVREALEAVPPLLETQPAAIEAIDKMLLDLTRTGSDYRKMLTLIEGDPQMVLVVEYEGDDDAELDAGIERLRKKLSQLNHKGALVILADASQQELVWQTRKVGLGILMSMRGDAKPIPFIEDAAVPVEHLADYVAQIDDFAHEVGVGQMAVYAHASAGCMHLRPMIDLKTKTGIAQMRQIAEKSCELVISYSGTTSGEHGEGMARGEFSEKLFGPELTQAFRDVKQVFDPKGLMNPGKVVDVAKMDDESLLRYGSDYATPYEPQSTVFQFRKDHGFAGAVEMCNGAGVCRQLEQGVMCPSFQATRDETHSTRGRANALRAAMMGLLGPEGMSSQELYDVLDLCLSCHACTSECPSSVDMAKLKAEFLYQYYQKHRPSLRSRLFAHFAGLSKFAQPFAPVVNALMRGPGKWALTVLGVHKARSLPRYASQPFSRWYRQHKAQLDGQATATLKQVVFFHDTFMEHNSPRIGEAAIRVLEAAGCEPIILWDRVCCGRPAVSKGFLGEARKAAQHNVRLLAPYAARGIPIVGCEPSCMAMLVDEYPDLVPGEAADDVASVTFLLEEYLVQLANNGHLGLEFDATPRHVLFHGHCQQKASFGTEATRQMLELIPNCTVEEVDSSCCGMAGSFGYEKEHYDLSIKLAEMSLAPAVRSADADTIVCAAGTSCREQIEHTTGKSALHPIEVLAGALRDRNET
- a CDS encoding ATP-binding protein, whose product is MFRSIRARLIASYLLVVLLAMGIAAGLAWAALDRAFLGMLRENLQVEACRLAEAIELVKSGGQTTLNNPVQQTIPGAYSPSANVQPGYHECIIDNEGTVISLGQSTVQTDAVQKQIDEGCQSPAILGRSEIQSVLSGEPATAVRTYDWAPDQRVLYAACPVRLENGNIGGVYYIASPVPRLSLSLFPTYFGTQALGSILIAVVLTGIAGALLARTLTRPLQRLTRAATGITRGETVSPIPPASTTELNRLGEAFNTMNSNLSLALDALAVQARQREVILHGIADAVVAADADGDTVLANPAASVLQEFAADSLQQVIRDTLAGDAARTTEITARDQVFEILTAPLHDEDGRISGAVAVGHDITAFRQLVRLRTNFVSDVSHELRTPLTAIKGLVETLQDSAADDRAVHERFLNTIASETERLIGLTNDLLLLSRADTGRLTLDPAPLELSDAVERAVSQLVERAKEKRIEVDIVPAEAPTRVLADADRIHQVLVNLLDNAIKFTPSAGRIRITFGRSGDHVSCTIQDSGPGIPTKEIPMLFERFYRGDRARARGENESGTGLGLAIAKTIVEAHGGRIWVESRPVDGAAFTFTLRWEPNAAT
- a CDS encoding response regulator transcription factor, which gives rise to MPHTILVVDDETAIVELLSYNLEKAHYGVLVARDGIEALRLARERRPDLVILDLMLPGLDGLEVCREIRKHGDTPIIMLTARSEEVDRVVGLELGADDYVVKPFSVRELMARIKTVLRRTKAQAQPSGGTLRAGDLSLRPQEHEVHWRQIPVELTPLEFDLLETLMQHAGQVLTREQLLSRVWGYDYHGDSRVVDSAIKRLRAKLRKAGAGSAPIATVRGVGYRLDRE